A genomic segment from Thermococcus sp. encodes:
- a CDS encoding ferritin family protein, translated as MVPPELDEGIPLKKVKEFSLEELLGMAVKAEIGARKFYESLASRVDIPALKEKIEWLAGEEEKHEVLLRRMYSTMFPDKEIVFPSEHVGPELKPVARELQGVQDVIELIRWAMRAEEIAAEFYEEIEGMVGEEDRKRLMRYLSDMEKGHYYTLRAEYELLLDWEMYSQMMHVGP; from the coding sequence ATGGTTCCACCGGAACTGGACGAGGGGATTCCCCTCAAGAAAGTTAAGGAATTTTCCCTTGAGGAACTCCTTGGTATGGCAGTAAAAGCTGAGATTGGCGCTAGAAAATTCTATGAAAGCCTCGCCAGTAGGGTTGATATCCCCGCGCTGAAGGAGAAAATAGAGTGGCTGGCTGGAGAAGAGGAAAAGCACGAGGTCCTCCTCAGGAGGATGTACTCCACGATGTTCCCGGATAAAGAAATTGTCTTCCCCTCGGAGCATGTGGGGCCTGAGCTCAAACCCGTCGCTAGGGAGCTCCAAGGAGTACAGGATGTAATAGAGCTCATCCGCTGGGCCATGCGGGCCGAAGAGATAGCAGCCGAATTCTATGAGGAGATAGAGGGAATGGTGGGGGAAGAGGACAGGAAAAGACTTATGCGCTACCTCAGTGATATGGAGAAAGGCCACTACTATACCCTCAGGGCTGAGTACGAACTGCTCCTTGACTGGGAGATGTACAGTCAGATGATGCACGTCGGTCCTTGA